GGCTGGTACGTCAAGCGCGAGATCGCGCTGTTTCTGTTCCTCGGCGCGGTTCTCGCCCTCGCCTTCCTGACGACGACAGCCAACCCGCTGCGGCCGACCGGCCGCTCCTGGTTCGCCTGGGCTCTGGTCGCGCTGTCGGTCGCCTGCTGCGGCTATTTCGTCGCGATGCAGCCGGTCCACGAGATGCGGCTGCCGATGATCGACGAACTCTCGACCGCCGACATCGCCGCCTCGATCGTGCTGATCGCGCTGGTGATGGAGGCGACGCGGCGCTGCATCGGGATGATCCTCGTCGTGCTGGTGGCGACCTTCCTCGCCTATGCGATCTTCGGCAGCAGACTGACCGGCTCCTTCGCCCATCGCGGCTTCAGCACCCAGGAGATCGTCGACCATCTGGTGTTCTCGACCAACGGGCTCTTCGGCCCGGCGCTCGAGGTCGCGGCCTTCCTGGTCGTCGTCTTCGTGATCTTCGGCGCGCTGCTGGACCGGATCGGCGGCGCCGATTTCTTCTACGACGTCGCCAACAGCCTGGTCGGCAAGCAGGTCGGCGGGGCGAGCAAGGTCGCGGTCGTGTCATCTGGACTCTACGGCTCGATCTCGGGCTCGCCGACGGCCGACGTCGTCACGACCGGCTCCTTCAGCATCCCGTTGATGATCCGCACGGGCGTCAGCCGGACCTATGCCGGCGCGATCGAATCCGCAGCCTCGACGGGTGGGGCGCTGCTGCCGCCGGTGATGGGGTCGGCCGCCTTCCTGATGACGGACTTCACCGGGATCCCCTATGCGACGATCGCCCTGTCGGCGCTGATCCCCGCCTTGCTCTATTATGAATCAGTCTTCCTTGCGGCCCATTTCAAGGCGCATCGGGACGGTCTCCGGCCGATGTCGGAAGGCGAGACGCCGTCGATCCTGGCCGTGCTGCGGCGCGACTGGGCCTATCTCCTGCCGATCGGCCTGCTGGTCTGGGGCGTGCTGAGCCTGAACCGCCCGTCCTTCGCCGGCGCCATCGCCTGCGCTGCGTTGCTCCCTGTCGCACTGCTGCGCCATCCTGACCCGGTTCGGCTGGTCAAGACGGTCTTTTTCGGCCTGAGCGACGGCATGCGCGGGATGATCGGCGTCGGCGTCGCCTGCGCCATCGCCGGGCTCGTGGTCGGGACGCTCTCGATGACGGACCTGACCGGCAAGATCAGCTCCGGCCTGTTCCACATGTCCGGCGGCAGCCCGATCCTCACCATCCTCGTCGCTGCCTTCGTCATCATCGTGCTGGGCATGGGCATGCCGACACCGGCGGTCTACGCGCTCTCGGCGGTACTGGCGGCACCCGCGCTGATCGCGCTGGGCATCGCGGTGCTCCCGGCCCATCTCTTCATCGTTTACATCGCGTCGATGTCCGCGATCACGCCGCCGGTGGCGGTGGCAGCCTTCGCGGCGGCCTCGATCGCCAAGGCCAATCCGGTGATGATC
This portion of the Bosea sp. OAE506 genome encodes:
- a CDS encoding TRAP transporter fused permease subunit, which encodes MPNLLKLLAPGRSRELAAPEQWTVHVVGFAAAVLLIAISFGWYVKREIALFLFLGAVLALAFLTTTANPLRPTGRSWFAWALVALSVACCGYFVAMQPVHEMRLPMIDELSTADIAASIVLIALVMEATRRCIGMILVVLVATFLAYAIFGSRLTGSFAHRGFSTQEIVDHLVFSTNGLFGPALEVAAFLVVVFVIFGALLDRIGGADFFYDVANSLVGKQVGGASKVAVVSSGLYGSISGSPTADVVTTGSFSIPLMIRTGVSRTYAGAIESAASTGGALLPPVMGSAAFLMTDFTGIPYATIALSALIPALLYYESVFLAAHFKAHRDGLRPMSEGETPSILAVLRRDWAYLLPIGLLVWGVLSLNRPSFAGAIACAALLPVALLRHPDPVRLVKTVFFGLSDGMRGMIGVGVACAIAGLVVGTLSMTDLTGKISSGLFHMSGGSPILTILVAAFVIIVLGMGMPTPAVYALSAVLAAPALIALGIAVLPAHLFIVYIASMSAITPPVAVAAFAAASIAKANPVMIAIVACRIAMVAFILPFVFMYQPALLLIGPVWQTVLSVAAVALGVFALNAAIEGYLFSRLGLAGRLLLAAGGIGLFLPFAATQLVGLALLAATTVWLWSIRSPARMQPVPPEAVPQLPRSRATRKPAT